From a single Metopolophium dirhodum isolate CAU chromosome 6, ASM1992520v1, whole genome shotgun sequence genomic region:
- the LOC132947429 gene encoding ras-like protein 2, with amino-acid sequence MNRSNFNQNYKLVVVGGGGVGKSAITIQFIQKYFVTDYDPTIEDSYTKQCVVDDVPAKLDILDTAGQEEFSAMREQYMRSGEGFLLVFSVADKTSFNEMEKFHRQILRVKDRDEFPMLMVGNKADLSSQRMVSIQDAQSMAMQLKIPYIECSAKAGMNIDQSFHELVRIVRRFQLSERPPIRSTPQKSSKKCSIL; translated from the exons ATGAATCGCTCGAATTTTAATCAGAACTACAAATTGGTAGTCGTCGGAGGCGGTGGTGTTGGGAAGTCTGCAAtcactatacaatttatacag aaatattttgtgACAGACTATGATCCAACAATTGAAGATTCATACACAAAACAATGCGTAGTTGATGATGTTCCAGCAAAATtagata TTTTGGATACTGCTGGACAAGAAGAATTTAGTGCCATGAGAGAACAATATATGAGATCTGGTGAAGGGTTTTTGTTAGTGTTTTCTGTAGCAGATAAAACTAGTTTCAATGAGATGGAAAAATTTCACAGACAAATACTTCGAGTTAAAGATAGGGACGAATTTCCTATGTTGATGGTTGGAAATAAGGCAGATTTAAGTAGTCAGAGAATG GTTTCTATACAAGATGCACAAAGTATGGCTATGCAACTTAAGATACCTTACATAGAATGTAGTGCAAAAGCAGGGATGAACATCGATCAATCATTCCATGAACTTGTTCGAATTGTAAGAAGGTTTCAATTATCTGAAAGACCACCAATCAGATCTACACCACAGAAAAGTTCAAAAAAGTGTTCCATACTTTAG
- the LOC132946928 gene encoding large ribosomal subunit protein uL16 codes for MGRRPARCYRYCKNKPYPKSRFCRGVPDPKIRIFDLGKKKARVDDFPLCVHLVSDEYEQLSSEALEAGRICANKYMVKHCGKDQFHIRMRLHPFHVIRINKMLSCAGADRLQTGMRGAFGKPQGTVARVHIGQPIMSVRSSDRYKAAVIEALRRAKFKFPGRQKIYVSKKWGFTKYDREEYETLKEDGRLAPDGANVKFRPDHGPLDNWRKVQRELLAV; via the exons ATGGGCCGTCGTCCTGCGAGATG TTATCGTTACTGCAAAAACAAGCCGTACCCAAAATCACGGTTTTGTCGTGGTGTGCCAGATCCCAAAATTAGGATCTTTGACTTGGGAAAAAAGAAGGCTAGAGTAGATGATTTTCCGTTATGTGTACATctt gtATCTGATGAATATGAACAATTGTCGTCTGAAGCTTTGGAAGCTGGACGTATTTGTGCCAATAAGTACATGGTCAAACATTGCGGTAAAGATCAGTTCCACATTCGTATGAGACTTCATCCGTTCCATGTTATTCGTATCAATAAGATGTTGTCATGTGCTGGAGCTGATAG GCTCCAGACTGGAATGAGAGGAGCTTTTGGTAAGCCTCAAGGTACAGTTGCTCGTGTACACATTGGTCAACCAATCATGAGTGTACGCTCATCTGACAGATACAAGGCGGCTGTTATTGAAGCTTTACGTCGTGCTAAATTCAAGTTCCCTGGTCGCCAAAAG atTTATGTAAGCAAAAAATGGggatttacaaaatatgacCGTGAAGAATATGAAACATTGAAAGAAGATGGCAGACTAGCTCCTGATGGTGCCAATGTTAAATTCCGCCCTGACCATGGACCTTTAGATAACTGGAGAAAAGTTCAGAGGGAACTTCTTGCTGTTTAA
- the LOC132946381 gene encoding inhibitor of growth protein 3-like isoform X2, whose translation MSSANMNNLPFNKDADSMDCIKKNVDTLFLKADNMKPEELETNFKAIMKEGEKSVEQSEEKVTLANHMHDLMSKYLRRLDHELHKFKMELEADHSGITGLIEKRSLDSEQSNIIIPNQKENKYQLNRCLFGDKQEALNHVSTSKQKSTSIASNSTSSGDVASPSRRDTSPANSRMVSSSLAYTLGHMGAGSPAIAAAASQAIVATQQLSQGRRTASLKASLEAINSGATLTGQMSSASGVLPSELPISKELAGVAHLVNPNIDGTRKHRRRGGTQNSQMSTEEDVDEPIDPNEPRYCICNQVAYGTMVACDNKGCPYEWYHCECVGITDPPKGKWYCPQCITTMKSRRSRKTT comes from the exons ATGTCATCGGCGAACATGAATAATTTACCTTTTAATAAAGATGCAG acTCTATggattgcataaaaaaaaatgtggatacTTTGTTTTTAAAAGCAGATAATATGAAACCAGAAGAATTAGAAACTAATTTTAAAGCAATCATGAAAGAAGGAGAAAAATCTGTTGAACAATCTg aGGAAAAAGTTACGTTGGCTAACCATATGCATGACcttatgtcaaaatatttgagaCGGTTAGATCATGAgttacacaaatttaaaatggaaCTAGAAGCTGATCATAGTGGCATCACTGGActtattgaaaaaa gaagTTTGGATTCAGaacaaagtaatattataattcccaatcaaaaagaaaataaatatcaattgaaTAGATGTCTTTTTGGTG ACAAACAAGAAGCATTAAATCATGTTAGCACTTCCAAACAAAAATCAACTTCAATAGCTTCAAATTCTACTAGCAGTGGTGATGTAGCATCTCCTTCACGGCGTGATACAAGTCCCGCAAACTCTCGAATGGTTTCATCTTCATTAGCATACACATTGGGACATATGGGAGCTGGAAGTCCTGCAATTGCAGCAGCTGCATCCCAAGCTATTGTTGCTACTCAacaa TTGTCTCAAGGTCGTAGGACAGCTAGTCTAAAAGCATCCCTTGAAGCAATTAATTCTGGTGCTACATTGACAGGTCAAATGAGTTCTGCTTCTGGTGTTCTACCATCAGAATTGCCTATTAGTAAAGAATTAGCAGGTGTTGCACATTTAGTAAATCCAAATATAGATGGAACTAGAAAACATAGAAG GCGAGGTGGTACTCAAAATTCACAGATGTCAACTGAAGAAGATGTGGATGAACCAATTGATCCCAATGAACCTCGTTATTGTATATGTAATCAAGTTGCTTATGGTACAATGGTTGCTTGTGATAATAAAGgg TGTCCATATGAATGGTATCATTGTGAATGTGTCGGTATAACAGATCCACCGAAAGGTAAATGGTATTGTCCTCAATGTATTACAACAATGAAGAGTCGTAGATCACGAAAAACTACATGA
- the LOC132946381 gene encoding inhibitor of growth protein 3-like isoform X4: MDCIKKNVDTLFLKADNMKPEELETNFKAIMKEGEKSVEQSEEKVTLANHMHDLMSKYLRRLDHELHKFKMELEADHSGITGLIEKRSLDSEQSNIIIPNQKENKYQLNRCLFGDKQEALNHVSTSKQKSTSIASNSTSSGDVASPSRRDTSPANSRMVSSSLAYTLGHMGAGSPAIAAAASQAIVATQQLSQGRRTASLKASLEAINSGATLTGQMSSASGVLPSELPISKELAGVAHLVNPNIDGTRKHRRRGGTQNSQMSTEEDVDEPIDPNEPRYCICNQVAYGTMVACDNKGCPYEWYHCECVGITDPPKGKWYCPQCITTMKSRRSRKTT, encoded by the exons ATggattgcataaaaaaaaatgtggatacTTTGTTTTTAAAAGCAGATAATATGAAACCAGAAGAATTAGAAACTAATTTTAAAGCAATCATGAAAGAAGGAGAAAAATCTGTTGAACAATCTg aGGAAAAAGTTACGTTGGCTAACCATATGCATGACcttatgtcaaaatatttgagaCGGTTAGATCATGAgttacacaaatttaaaatggaaCTAGAAGCTGATCATAGTGGCATCACTGGActtattgaaaaaa gaagTTTGGATTCAGaacaaagtaatattataattcccaatcaaaaagaaaataaatatcaattgaaTAGATGTCTTTTTGGTG ACAAACAAGAAGCATTAAATCATGTTAGCACTTCCAAACAAAAATCAACTTCAATAGCTTCAAATTCTACTAGCAGTGGTGATGTAGCATCTCCTTCACGGCGTGATACAAGTCCCGCAAACTCTCGAATGGTTTCATCTTCATTAGCATACACATTGGGACATATGGGAGCTGGAAGTCCTGCAATTGCAGCAGCTGCATCCCAAGCTATTGTTGCTACTCAacaa TTGTCTCAAGGTCGTAGGACAGCTAGTCTAAAAGCATCCCTTGAAGCAATTAATTCTGGTGCTACATTGACAGGTCAAATGAGTTCTGCTTCTGGTGTTCTACCATCAGAATTGCCTATTAGTAAAGAATTAGCAGGTGTTGCACATTTAGTAAATCCAAATATAGATGGAACTAGAAAACATAGAAG GCGAGGTGGTACTCAAAATTCACAGATGTCAACTGAAGAAGATGTGGATGAACCAATTGATCCCAATGAACCTCGTTATTGTATATGTAATCAAGTTGCTTATGGTACAATGGTTGCTTGTGATAATAAAGgg TGTCCATATGAATGGTATCATTGTGAATGTGTCGGTATAACAGATCCACCGAAAGGTAAATGGTATTGTCCTCAATGTATTACAACAATGAAGAGTCGTAGATCACGAAAAACTACATGA
- the LOC132946381 gene encoding inhibitor of growth protein 3-like isoform X1, translating to MLYLEDYLENIEHLPQEMRNRFTKMREMDLQVENSMDCIKKNVDTLFLKADNMKPEELETNFKAIMKEGEKSVEQSEEKVTLANHMHDLMSKYLRRLDHELHKFKMELEADHSGITGLIEKRSLDSEQSNIIIPNQKENKYQLNRCLFGDKQEALNHVSTSKQKSTSIASNSTSSGDVASPSRRDTSPANSRMVSSSLAYTLGHMGAGSPAIAAAASQAIVATQQLSQGRRTASLKASLEAINSGATLTGQMSSASGVLPSELPISKELAGVAHLVNPNIDGTRKHRRRGGTQNSQMSTEEDVDEPIDPNEPRYCICNQVAYGTMVACDNKGCPYEWYHCECVGITDPPKGKWYCPQCITTMKSRRSRKTT from the exons ATGTTATATTTGGAAGATTATCTCGAAA ATATCGAACACTTGCCACAAGAGATGAGAAATCGCTTCACAAAAATGAGAGAAATGGACTTACAAGTagaaa acTCTATggattgcataaaaaaaaatgtggatacTTTGTTTTTAAAAGCAGATAATATGAAACCAGAAGAATTAGAAACTAATTTTAAAGCAATCATGAAAGAAGGAGAAAAATCTGTTGAACAATCTg aGGAAAAAGTTACGTTGGCTAACCATATGCATGACcttatgtcaaaatatttgagaCGGTTAGATCATGAgttacacaaatttaaaatggaaCTAGAAGCTGATCATAGTGGCATCACTGGActtattgaaaaaa gaagTTTGGATTCAGaacaaagtaatattataattcccaatcaaaaagaaaataaatatcaattgaaTAGATGTCTTTTTGGTG ACAAACAAGAAGCATTAAATCATGTTAGCACTTCCAAACAAAAATCAACTTCAATAGCTTCAAATTCTACTAGCAGTGGTGATGTAGCATCTCCTTCACGGCGTGATACAAGTCCCGCAAACTCTCGAATGGTTTCATCTTCATTAGCATACACATTGGGACATATGGGAGCTGGAAGTCCTGCAATTGCAGCAGCTGCATCCCAAGCTATTGTTGCTACTCAacaa TTGTCTCAAGGTCGTAGGACAGCTAGTCTAAAAGCATCCCTTGAAGCAATTAATTCTGGTGCTACATTGACAGGTCAAATGAGTTCTGCTTCTGGTGTTCTACCATCAGAATTGCCTATTAGTAAAGAATTAGCAGGTGTTGCACATTTAGTAAATCCAAATATAGATGGAACTAGAAAACATAGAAG GCGAGGTGGTACTCAAAATTCACAGATGTCAACTGAAGAAGATGTGGATGAACCAATTGATCCCAATGAACCTCGTTATTGTATATGTAATCAAGTTGCTTATGGTACAATGGTTGCTTGTGATAATAAAGgg TGTCCATATGAATGGTATCATTGTGAATGTGTCGGTATAACAGATCCACCGAAAGGTAAATGGTATTGTCCTCAATGTATTACAACAATGAAGAGTCGTAGATCACGAAAAACTACATGA
- the LOC132946381 gene encoding inhibitor of growth protein 3-like isoform X3, whose product MLYLEDYLENSMDCIKKNVDTLFLKADNMKPEELETNFKAIMKEGEKSVEQSEEKVTLANHMHDLMSKYLRRLDHELHKFKMELEADHSGITGLIEKRSLDSEQSNIIIPNQKENKYQLNRCLFGDKQEALNHVSTSKQKSTSIASNSTSSGDVASPSRRDTSPANSRMVSSSLAYTLGHMGAGSPAIAAAASQAIVATQQLSQGRRTASLKASLEAINSGATLTGQMSSASGVLPSELPISKELAGVAHLVNPNIDGTRKHRRRGGTQNSQMSTEEDVDEPIDPNEPRYCICNQVAYGTMVACDNKGCPYEWYHCECVGITDPPKGKWYCPQCITTMKSRRSRKTT is encoded by the exons ATGTTATATTTGGAAGATTATCTCGAAA acTCTATggattgcataaaaaaaaatgtggatacTTTGTTTTTAAAAGCAGATAATATGAAACCAGAAGAATTAGAAACTAATTTTAAAGCAATCATGAAAGAAGGAGAAAAATCTGTTGAACAATCTg aGGAAAAAGTTACGTTGGCTAACCATATGCATGACcttatgtcaaaatatttgagaCGGTTAGATCATGAgttacacaaatttaaaatggaaCTAGAAGCTGATCATAGTGGCATCACTGGActtattgaaaaaa gaagTTTGGATTCAGaacaaagtaatattataattcccaatcaaaaagaaaataaatatcaattgaaTAGATGTCTTTTTGGTG ACAAACAAGAAGCATTAAATCATGTTAGCACTTCCAAACAAAAATCAACTTCAATAGCTTCAAATTCTACTAGCAGTGGTGATGTAGCATCTCCTTCACGGCGTGATACAAGTCCCGCAAACTCTCGAATGGTTTCATCTTCATTAGCATACACATTGGGACATATGGGAGCTGGAAGTCCTGCAATTGCAGCAGCTGCATCCCAAGCTATTGTTGCTACTCAacaa TTGTCTCAAGGTCGTAGGACAGCTAGTCTAAAAGCATCCCTTGAAGCAATTAATTCTGGTGCTACATTGACAGGTCAAATGAGTTCTGCTTCTGGTGTTCTACCATCAGAATTGCCTATTAGTAAAGAATTAGCAGGTGTTGCACATTTAGTAAATCCAAATATAGATGGAACTAGAAAACATAGAAG GCGAGGTGGTACTCAAAATTCACAGATGTCAACTGAAGAAGATGTGGATGAACCAATTGATCCCAATGAACCTCGTTATTGTATATGTAATCAAGTTGCTTATGGTACAATGGTTGCTTGTGATAATAAAGgg TGTCCATATGAATGGTATCATTGTGAATGTGTCGGTATAACAGATCCACCGAAAGGTAAATGGTATTGTCCTCAATGTATTACAACAATGAAGAGTCGTAGATCACGAAAAACTACATGA